A single region of the Garra rufa chromosome 6, GarRuf1.0, whole genome shotgun sequence genome encodes:
- the LOC141337278 gene encoding uncharacterized protein: MLNNMDLNSQDSFYSQFENCNSSAIGMETHGSKDSQDVFMDSGRTVPAQFAHGAPITPKTEPTSTDQYNSCQGPKESYATSLAYSGSFYVETSQGTPCSTETLLNMITEIVGISTTPVSDAHRCADGTMNASHSSFGDEGVQTQASTCTSPPLYSPGQAGHSYPDSQTATQAQDSSASHLNFASSAQDAEPLSESATFPVVIKNEFESSCYEWGTFNKSYLDAGFQSEPFSMSNSFQPDQQQVDVKELLDSYSPICSNPETEFKVESTLKQEQCFGDTCTQGFSAPMFNYSTPVMDIPPTSLLKPTIFPNIELQSSCDTSYSTSTIDSVLYSSLLPESFSQTYTRAQKPNRVRKSPASSTGPAKEKPFTCPMETCDRRFSRSDELNRHIRIHTGHKPFQCRICLRSFSRSDHLTTHTRTHTGEKPFSCDVCGKRFARSDERKRHGRVHLKQKEKMELKPQVVNAWPFTLPEAI; this comes from the exons ATGCTTAACAACATGGATTTGAACTCTCAAGATTCTTTCTACTCTCAGTTTGAAAACTGTAACAGTTCTGCGATAGGGATGGAAACTCACGGCTCCAAAGACAGCCAGGATGTTTTCATGGATTCTGGAAGAACAGTACCTGCCCAGTTTGCACACG GTGCGCCTATTACCCCCAAAACGGAGCCCACAAGTACAGATCAATATAACTCTTGTCAGGGTCCGAAAGAAAGCTACGCAACCTCCTTAGCTTACTCAGGCAGCTTCTatgtggaaacatctcaaggAACACCTTGCAGCACGGAAACACTGCTCAACATGATCACCGAAATCGTTGGCATTTCAACCACCCCTGTGTCAGATGCGCATCGGTGTGCAGACGGAACGATGAACGCAAGCCATAGCAGTTTCGGCGACGAGGGCGTCCAGACGCAGGCCTCCACGTGCACCTCCCCGCCGCTGTATTCCCCGGGACAGGCAGGCCACAGCTACCCGGACTCCCAGACCGCCACGCAGGCCCAAGACTCCTCTGCATCGCATTTAAACTTTGCCTCCTCTGCGCAAGACGCGGAGCCGCTGTCAGAGAGCGCGACTTTCCCGGTGGTCATCAAAAATGAATTCGAGAGCAGCTGTTACGAGTGGGGGACCTTCAATAAGTCGTACCTGGATGCTGGCTTCCAGTCAGAGCCATTCTCCATGTCAAATAGTTTTCAACCTGATCAACAACAGGTGGACGTGAAAGAACTTTTAGACTCTTATTCTCCAATTTGCTCAAACCCGGAGACTGAATTCAAAGTGGAGAGTACCCTTAAACAGGAGCAGTGCTTTGGAGATACTTGCACACAGGGCTTCAGTGCTCCCATGTTTAACTACTCCACTCCAGTTATGGATATCCCACCCACCAGTCTTTTAAAACCGACCATTTTTCCAAATATTGAACTCCAGTCGAGTTGCGACACAAGCTACTCGACTTCCACAATAGACTCAGTACTGTATTCATCATTGTTGCCGGAGTCTTTCAGTCAAACTTACACACGGGCTCAGAAGCCTAATCGTGTAAGAAAGAGCCCTGCTTCCTCTACCGGACCGGCCAAGGAGAAACCCTTCACGTGTCCGATGGAGACCTGCGACCGGCGCTTCTCCCGGTCGGATGAGCTCAACAGGCACATCCGCATCCACACGGGACACAAACCTTTCCAGTGCCGCATCTGTTTGCGGAGCTTCAGCAGGAGCGACCATCTGACCACGCACACCCGCACTCATACCGGCGAGAAACCCTTTTCTTGCGATGTGTGCGGCAAACGCTTTGCCAGGAGCGACGAAAGGAAACGGCACGGTCGGGTGCATCTCAAACAGAAAGAAAAGATGGAGTTGAAGCCACAAGTAGTCAACGCGTGGCCATTCACTTTGCCCGAGGCCATTTAA